The genomic segment TATATTACTTACATATCTAACGCAGAATGAACAGTTAATAAACAAATTAGCAGATTCAAAACCAATCAGGCGCTCTGCACAATTTGTAGCATATTTGTTAATGCAAAGTAAACagcgtaatatatatatatttattaaccgtgaagaattaattaaaaaattagaaaCATTTTCACAGAAGCTTAAAAATAAGTTAGAAGATGTAAAAAGTGATATAAAGAAAAATCAACCAAAATGATCTTTGTAAAAATGCGTAGCTGTAATTTATTGTGGACTTGATGTAGTTGCAAAAAATTATGACTGTAATAAGCGCTTTGTAGCAataaaaaatatgaatatttaGTTGTTTATGTTATTATTTAATCTAATACAAAAAACTGAAGCTTCTGTATTCTTTTTCTAAATATTATAACGAATGAATATGATATTACTTAATTATATGTATTTTATACAAAATTTCATACTTTTATGTTGTaactactatatatatatatactgtaACTAAAAAGTGTAATTTAATGGTTTCATTTCTTTGTGTTTGATATTGAATATAACATTTTTTACAATAtaagaaataaatttaatagaAGAAATAAGTACATATGTTTCTTTTTATATATAGATTATATTTACTTAATAATATTTTAAGAGATACACCTgtgtttataaaaataaaacacTTTATGAATAACAACGTACATTTCTTTTTCTACGTTTTAAAAAcgtttttaaatttttaataatttattcgaAATGCTTAGTGAAAGACAATTTGTACTCTAATAGGGTTCTGAAAGCACGATGTGCGTTACAGATAATAGTTTAGGGGCTTTTCCTAAATTTCTAAATAGGGCAAAAAAATCGTAATCTTTAAGAATATATGACCCCACAATTATATAAAATTTCCATTATTTAAACGAAATAATTTTATAAATGTTTcaatataaataattattaaaataatacATGTTGCGAACAGTGTATTTTACAATTctcgaaaattaattaaaagatCTTTGCACATATTTTTTGTTTCTAACGTGATATATTAAAAAGaactaataattattttttaataaaaaatttttattatattaattttcgAGCGTTGTAAAACAATCTGTACATATGGAGtgcgtatatatgtatgtacacgTTCAAGAGTTTTCTGTACATAACACATAGTTTATAATTTCGTCGGAGGATTTTGTTCTGATAAAGGTTGAATAATACTGTTTCCAGTATTATGCGATCGTCCTCCTCTCCGTCCTCTACCTTTTTTATTTTGACTTTTGTTAGGTTTTTGAAGCAAATTCTCTTGTTTTGATGTTTGTCCTTCAAATGAAGAATTCATTTCGGTTGCATCTAATGgctaatataaaaatttatatttatcgttatgTCAAATTCCTATATCTTTATGTAAAGATAATTATCACTTTTATTACATACTTGTATTCCAGATGAGGAGCTTTGTCGATTTTGAGATGCTTTATTTGGTTTATTGGATCTACATGTTTGTGTAATTGTAGTACTAGAATATGGAATAAGTTTGACAACATTACCCACTGCTTTGGTACGTCCTTCTCTAAATACCATTCTTTGTCCTGGTTTTATATATTCAGGATGTTTTATAAATCTAAAGCGTACCAATGCTTTATCTCCTGTCCTTAAACAATCTtgtgacatagaaattataGATGCTGTCTGTCTTATGCTTCCACAATGTACTGGAAATGATTTTAAAGCTTTAAATATAGAAAATATGATCAATTATACAGGGTAGATAAAAAGTCACTTTCTACTTTAAAAATGTTATTTTCTTAAAATAGTTTGATATATCTTTTCAAAATACCAGCGGTCACTGAAATTTGTCAATTGATGGAGGATTAAAACAGCAAGTGACTTTCTCTTTCAATCAACTTTACAAACtaatatttaaagaaaaaagaaaattaccCATTGCTTGATAACAAGAACTTATTGTTGTAGGATGATGTAGTACAAGAATTTCCCCCTCAAATTCCCAACAAGCCTGTGGATTTAATGCTGGTGCGACCATTACCATACCTTTTCTAATTTGTGATCTTTTAATTTTCTTCAGTGCAAAACTAGCAGTTTGACCACCTCTAACTTCACGAACAGGCATTCTCTTCCTGTGTATACTTTTTACTGCAATTGGAATAAAACGACCTAGAGGATCTGGTCCTAATAATAAGGTATCATTTAATTTTATAACACCTTTCAGTGTTGTACCAGAAACTACAGTACCAACTCCCtaaaaattatacaaaaataTAGATTAAAACAATTTTCAATTTGGAAACATAAATATTTAATAGATAATGAAATACTTGCAGGTACAGAGTATGTGTCATCGATTTGAAACTCTGCTGGTTCATCCTCATGACTTGTCATTCTTGCAGTTAATAAGTTTAAAAacattttaagaagatttaagtTTTCTCCTGTTACATTTGATACTTGAAAAATAGGGCATAAcctgaataaataaataaataaataaataaataaataaataaataaatatatatatatatatatatatatatatatatatatatatatatatatatatatatatatatatatatatatgtatataaattatattagaACAATAGAGTTAATCACTTAATAACATTCAAAGATAGAAACTAACCGTTCTGATACAAAATTGGTAGCACTAACAACTACATCATCCGGCGTTTTCACAGTAACAGGTACTTTCCTGCAACCTGGGGACTTCAAGATCCTTATTAATAATCTTAAATTCTCTTGCAATATGTTCGGTGGGCACATATCAATTTTTGTGACCACAACAAATACTGGAACCGACAGAGCCAAAGCTAAGCCTAAATGTTCTTTTGTCATTCCAACAATACCAGCGTTTGCACCGACCATTAACATACCTAAACCACCATATagatatattattttttttataattaattattattatgtaATTGATTATTATAAAATCCAAATAGTGAAATAACTGTATGTATACACATAAAtacgtttttaattaaaattaataaataattttaccAAAGTCAGGAGCATGGCCTGTCATCCCAAAAACAGTTGTCTTTAAATATCTTTCATGTCCAGCAAGATCAATGAATGTAATAACTTTAGAAGACTTCTCACATATTTTAACCCAATCTAAAGATCCATGTTCAGGCTTATTTACTACGTTACCTAAATGCCAAATATGTTGCATATATATCAAGATGTAAAATATGAAtacataatatttaatattcaataaTACCAGTCTATTTCGTTTTCATACCAACACTATCGAATCCAAGAATATCATTTCCAACTGAGCTAGTACGTCCTGTTTCAGCTTCATGTTTGTGACGAAACAACTTTTGTCGTGCCAAACCTCGACCGTTATCAAGTTCTCCATGTGTTAATACACCTAAAAGTGTTGATTTTCCTGCATCAACATTTCCAACAACAGCAACTCTATAATTAAAATGCATTTACTTAATATCTTTTAATAATACACAatgtatttatttaaaaactaTATGCAAAATAACTACCTGATTTCTAAGAAATCCTGTCTATCTAAACGCAATCGTACTAGATATTGTCCTATAAGGCCTTGATCTACTTTGCTCTGACGTAAAAGTACGCAGTCTGCTTCTAATGTTGCAGCAAGAGACTGTAAAGTGGCAACAGATGCCTCGTACTCATCTTCTTTTAAACCATCTTCTGAaccatctaaaatgaaacaagtCGTTTTGACACCCATTACTAGATCTAACGTGTTAATAAAAAGTATGTGTATTATATGAATGAATTACGAACCTTCACCAATGCCAATGTCAAAAATTGTTTCACTGCCACCATCTTGAATCCTCTCTTTTAAACGTCTAAGTAACAATTCATACTGATCTTCAGATGGACTAACCAAAATACTCTGAAATTAATTACAATGTATCGATTAATATTATAAGTTCgtatattattaaaatagaaGATTACGGAATATACCTTTCCTCTGATGCTAGAATAATCTGTATTAGAAGTAGATGCATGATCCTTTTCATGCAATTGTTTTATGTTTGGTATTATGATAGACTCATTTCCTGCCATGTTCTTACTTTATATTATGTACTTCAATTACTTTTATTTACTGATATGGTATAATCATTTATATAAGAAAAATTTAAGCTATTTAACAACACATTCGGATCATAAACATCTTCCAATATTTGAATCCAAATGTTCTTTTATGAATCTTTAGTATTGGTACATACATACTATTgtacaaatattaaatatttgctCGAAGTGTTAATATACATTAAAATATTCGATATAAAATTATCTGCAATGTCATAACTGAAATGTCATAAAGAAAAGatatttctaaattacattTTTCACATAAAATTTAACATACTTATAATTTGTATATGTAAGCAGAACTATCAAGTATTTTAATCTGTTTCAGAAAGTCTGTTACCCACGTATGATACGTACAAATGTATTTATATCCAGAAAAGGTTTTGAATATGAGTATTCGCATTGACAAGTAACATTCAAATCGAACCCAAAAACGAACTCTATATTTTTACCACAAAAACATGTATTCGCATTCACAGTGAAATCTATTTAAATCCTGATTTACGATACGAACAAGAGTATGTTTACTTTTAAAGAAATACGTTTCTAGCATACTGTAAACTAAATTGTTATATATACCGTGGGTGAAAGTAAACTATGTGTACAACAATATGCAAGCTGATAGTTCGTTTACATAAGATTAACCATAACAATATACCTGTCAGAGTATGCTTGTATCGTGCACTATTTCTTTGCGTAATTACAGTGTAAACTTAACTTGACTGAAAACACTGACGTGCCTTGCGAAAACTTGTCAACGATTGCGCGATCTCATTTCGTCCAAGATGATCCAAAGCAATTACTGTGTCAGTGCATGTGCATGTATACGCGGAATACGTGCATGCAACAATCGAGAGATTGCAAACCAATGCTTATCGATAGTTGCAATAAAATGATACTCTCGACGCTTGTTTCGAGATCGATACATTCGCCTGTGTTAACTTTTAATTCATAAAATTAACAAACGCCTCCGTTACATTTACACATAAATGTATTATAAAATCCACCAAAAACTCTTACCTTTCTTGATACCAATGCAAATTTACACCTTCAATAAATTTGTATTTCTAATGATTTAAATAAGTTCGTTGAATTAATATAAACAATAAGCTTTTTATATGCAAACGCAGTAAATTTTAACGAACTTGGATAAATATTACCTTTTCGTTAATAAATATGATGGACTTTTTATATAGCTCGTATTTTTGAATGTGACTCTCTGTAGAGACTCTGAGTATATAAATAAGGGGTCATGTAGCCTCTACTTCAAATATCTGCCATCTGTAGGATTAAGTTTGGAAAAAGTAATGCACAGAATTTCCGTCTACGAACACTTCCGGCTGATACTATGATACTTATATGTCATCTCCATATTTTTACCCTTCACGGATAAATATTCACGGAACAGCTGTTCGTTAGAGATGTTTATTATGACTTCGGGATTTGTTGAGAGTTTGGCTTTTGTCAACAACTTCTAATTGTAGGACAATAATGTAGCGCCAAAAATGATTAGCATTCGGTGTAATTATACTCATTAGTAACACGTAACCTTGATTACCTGTAGAATTTTTAGCAATTATCATGGCTCAATGTAAGTTAACCCCTAGAGAGTTTATAAGTAACGCTTTCTCTCCGCAAATCGCTGCGGTATGTTCAACCATAGCCGATGCCGTGTGTCAAAAGAATAATTTGTCATTCGTTGAACTTCTGCAACcgttttgtaaattaaatactgAAGGTAAAGGTTTCGTCCACACACACAACTCTTTTTATGTATTAAGGCAATGTACTATGCACTGTTGATTTACACGATATCGACATTAAAGTAATAATAATAGAGTCAGTTAAAAAAAACCAAAAATTTCATATAACAATAAACAAAAGATAGCTGCTTAGTTGTTTTATTGGTTTAGATATAAGAATCTTTGTTACATTCAATCAACATTTCAGTGATTATGATATAAAGATAATTTTCACGATAAATATTTTGTAAAAGACTAAGGAAATATACCAAATGTGTTTCGTATCAATATAAGCATACCAATAAATTTTTACTTTTCATTCTCACTGTTTGAATTTGAATTATATTATAACGTGCATTATGTATACCATGCGAAATGTCAGCTAATTTATATAAatgtatatttattattttaataggTCATTTTAAAGATCCTCAAGGAAATACTATAAGCGTTAAGAATCTTCGCCTTTTTATACAAGATGTTAATGCACAACCACCAGAACCCAGTATCGCGAGAAAAATGTTAAATGAAGCAGTTAGTTCTTCCATGTGCGAACATACAACCACCGTTCAAATTGGAACAACAGAGCTTGATATACCAGTATCGGTTCCTTGGTTTGAAGCATGGAGAGAAATGTTCTTGAGTGTTCAGTTCCCATCGGATCACGAGTTCACCAAACATTTTCTTGCTTGTATGATAGTAATTTCCACAGCGGAGGATAATCCGCTGGAGAAAATACAAACTATGGGTGCACAGTTACATCAAAACATACCTGGAAAATTGCCAAAATGGTTTAATAACAATACgcttagatattatatcttagtacatGATACTTTACAGGATGATAGGAACaagtatttatttttatttttctgtCGTTTTACATACAAAATTTTGTTTATATGAA from the Xylocopa sonorina isolate GNS202 chromosome 13, iyXylSono1_principal, whole genome shotgun sequence genome contains:
- the LOC143430171 gene encoding protein NCBP2AS2 homolog produces the protein MGIIRILLTYLTQNEQLINKLADSKPIRRSAQFVAYLLMQSKQRNIYIFINREELIKKLETFSQKLKNKLEDVKSDIKKNQPK
- the Gtpbp1 gene encoding GTP-binding protein 1, which gives rise to MAGNESIIIPNIKQLHEKDHASTSNTDYSSIRGKSILVSPSEDQYELLLRRLKERIQDGGSETIFDIGIGEDGSEDGLKEDEYEASVATLQSLAATLEADCVLLRQSKVDQGLIGQYLVRLRLDRQDFLEIRVAVVGNVDAGKSTLLGVLTHGELDNGRGLARQKLFRHKHEAETGRTSSVGNDILGFDSVGNVVNKPEHGSLDWVKICEKSSKVITFIDLAGHERYLKTTVFGMTGHAPDFGMLMVGANAGIVGMTKEHLGLALALSVPVFVVVTKIDMCPPNILQENLRLLIRILKSPGCRKVPVTVKTPDDVVVSATNFVSERLCPIFQVSNVTGENLNLLKMFLNLLTARMTSHEDEPAEFQIDDTYSVPAIGTVVSGTTLKGVIKLNDTLLLGPDPLGRFIPIAVKSIHRKRMPVREVRGGQTASFALKKIKRSQIRKGMVMVAPALNPQACWEFEGEILVLHHPTTISSCYQAMVHCGSIRQTASIISMSQDCLRTGDKALVRFRFIKHPEYIKPGQRMVFREGRTKAVGNVVKLIPYSSTTITQTCRSNKPNKASQNRQSSSSGIQPLDATEMNSSFEGQTSKQENLLQKPNKSQNKKGRGRRGGRSHNTGNSIIQPLSEQNPPTKL